DNA sequence from the Arthrobacter sp. V1I9 genome:
TTGAACATATAGAAAATGGTGTAGTCGAAGAAGACTAATCCAGCCAGTTTCCAATACCATTTCGTTCGTGATCTAGGGGCTTTTCGATTCTCGGCCCCGCCATTTACGTCACTATCGGTATAGGTCATCCGTCTCCATCCAAGCATTACCCCTGAGTGACGCCGTGTACCGAAGGTTTGGGGACCAGCACCCGGCCCGGGGAAACCGATAAGACCACCGGTACGCGGCAGGCTGGCCGTGATTCTCTATCGGCGTTGCGATAGCGCAGCAGCCGGAAAATCGGGCCCTAATCCATAGTCAGACGTGTAGCCCCAGCGTCGCTTCCAGTCTCCCACTCGGGTCCGAGGGACAGTGCCTCAGGGTTGCGGAAAAATTCGGCCAGCGCCGACTCGACCGCAGCCATGTCATGCACTAACCGCGGAGGCATAAGGGCTTTCACTTCTCCCATGGGGACTTCCACCGATGCATCCCCTGCACCCGCAGATCGCGCCAGCACTGCCCAGGACCCCTCATTTCTCGCATCAGCATTTCGGTGACAGAGCATTCCCAGCCCTGGGTCTCCGGCCACTTCAAAACGTGCCGAACCACGTCTTACGGTGAGGCGCCCGTGCTTTTTACCGTCTAAGGAACGCAGCGCAGCATCAGCCGCCAGCCGGGCCTCAGCCGCATTCCGGAACCCCTGTTCATCTACCGCCCACGGGGCTTCCGTCTCTACTGTGCGGTTCGCGACAAAGCGGCCCCATGCCACGCCTACAGATGTACCTGCTAGGAATCCTCCAAACCAGGCATAGCCGGCCGTTCCCAGTGCGAACCATGCTGCAATGAACAACACGAGTACGACGGACCCTATCCACCGCCGCGGTACGCCGAAACGCACCAGCACGGCTCCTGCGAGCAAGCCTGCAATCATGACTCCGGCCTCGAGCAGTACCTGCTCGGTTGGCACGAACACCATGATTGATATTGTGCCCATCAATACCAGGCCGCTGAAGATCAGCGCACCTATCCACGGACGCCGGCGATTATTCCCCATCATTCCCATCTTCCATGTGCCGCTCCGTCACAACCCTAGGCGGTTCTGGAGCGCGTCCCCGCCAAATCCAACGGTGCCGCCCAACAGGCCGCCGTTCCACAGTCCCACTGTATTGGTTTGATTGGGGTTGAACATGCCGCTCCAAGTTCGAGGAGCGAAGTACGGCATCTGCCGGAGTGTATCCACCCCATGCTGGCTGACTATTGGTACCCGGCCCACGGGTAGGGCGGAAACACCGGCACTAGTAAAGCTTGTAAGCCCCGAAGCGCCCGCGCCGAATGCACCCGTAACTCCGGCTTTCTGAAGATCTACTTTGTCGCCGGCAACGATGTTTTCCAACATAGAGCCAGTGGCCGAACCAACCCCACTGATGACCGCGGTTCCGACGTTGGCACCCAAACCGTTCGCAGGTTGGGACAGACGCAATGCCAGGCTCCCGCCCGCAGGCCCAGCAAGACCGCCGACGGCTCCTGAAAAGCCGCCACCTGCAACTTTCCCTGCAAAACCCCAACCATCTCGAATTTGCCAACCATTTTGGGAAAGGTAGCCGAGCCCACCGGTTCCGGCGCCGACGGCACCGTTAGCGCCGGCGCTTACTCCCATCGCTGCCGCCGCTTGACCTGCCGGGGCTGTAGCTACCAAACCTTTGGCCCACATGGCCGCGCCGCCACCTGCAGCACCGGTAACTGCTCCTACGGCCGTGTTACCGAGGACCGACCACCAGTCGACAGTCCCATTTTGCGCTTTCTGGGAAAACGCCGATATCCCTCCAGACGCCAGCGCTCCCGCAATGGCTCCCGCAGCAATAATGTTGAGCCCTGGAACGAACAACGCGGCAATGCCGCCCGCGACGGCAATTCCCGCAACAACGTACTCCCAATGGCTCTCGGCCGATTTGTCGTAGGCCTTCAGTTCGTCGTCGGTCAAGGGCCGAAGTCCCGTAGGATCGGTCGTGTTCAGGGGGTTGTTGCCGGCGTAGGCGTACGGGTTCCCATCCCAGCCAGCGCCGAGGACAGGAGCCAAAGGATCCGTTGATAGGAAACCACGGCTGGCAGGGTCGTACGCCCGGGCCCCGAGCCACTCCAGCCCCGCGATATCCACGCCGCCGTTACCTGTCAGCGTAATCCCGGCAGGCAGCACACCCGCCAGACCAGCCACAGCACCCGCACCAGCAGCGCTCCCAAACGCGGGAGCGGGAATTGTCGTGGTGCCAACAACAGCCCAGGGATCAGCTGGGTCGGTGGGCCGGGCTGCGCGCCAGCCCGGCGCAGTCCAGGCCTCCCCCACACCTGTAACACCGCCGGGCAGGGAAAGGACCTGCCCGCCACCAATACCGGCCAGGGTGGGGACGGGGTTGGCGGTGTCCCACCAGAGTTCTGAACGGTCGACGGCGGCAAGCTCACCTAGCGCGTCAACCCACAGCGAGTGCCGGGACACCTCAGCCCCGTCACGGTCCCGCACCACGGAACCGCCCAGAAGTCCGGTGGGACCCCACGCGTATTCGGTCCAGGATCCGTCCGGTCCGATCAACCGGGTGCGGCGGCCCAAACCATCGTGGACATACTCTGTCCGGGACCCGTCGGGTTCCGTGACGGACAGGAGCTGCCCGGCAGCGTCGTAACCGTAAACCCTGGACCCGTCCGGGAGCGCCTCACGCAGAAGCCGCCCGCCGGCGTCGTACTCCCACCCCAACACCACAGCCGTGGCCCCGGGCTCGTCGGAACCTGTGGTGGTGGCGGTAACCATTTGCCCGGCGCCGTCATATCCGTACCGGGTGACTGCACCGGACCGGGCCAGCCCGGTGATCCTGCCGTCGTCATTGCGGCCGATCAGCGTCACGTCGGTCGCACCGGAACCGGCCCGGTCAACCCGAGTGTGCTCAGCGAGGGCGCCGTTGCGGTAGGCCCATTCCTGGACGAGGTCCCCGGCCGTGGCGGCGGTGATCCGCCCTGCGGCGTCGTAGCTAAAGGACGCGTCCCCCAGGAGGGGGTTGGCCACCGCGATGATCTGCCCCGCGGCGTCGCGGGTATAGGTGGTGGTGGTCCCGCGCGCGTCGGTGAAGCTGGTCCGGTTCCCGTCCGGGTCGTATTCCCAGGACAGGCCCTGCGCCCCACGGGTGCGCGAGGTCAGCCGGCCGCACCGGTCAAAGCCGAGTTCGTGTTCCACGGCCAACCCGTCCGGGCCGGTGTGATCGGTGATGACCACCCGGCGGCGGAGCAGGTCCCGCTCGATCGAAGTGATCCGCTTCCCGTCCACCGTGGTGCTGGCTTCGCGGCCGGCCCGGTCGTACGTCCACGTGGTGGTGTGCCCGTCCGGATCGGTTTGGGACAGCTGCCGCCCGGCAGGATCGTACGTGGCGGTGGTGACCCGCCCGAGCGGGTCGGTGACCGAGTCCACGAGGTCCGTTGCCGTGTAGGTCCGGGTGGTGACCCCGCCGTTCGGGTCGGTGATCCGGACCAGCCGGCCGCGGACGTCGTACTCGAACCGGGTCCGCCCGCCCACACCGTTGACCGTCTCGATCAGTTCACCGGCGGTGTTGTATTTGAACCGGCGGGTCCCGTACCAGGTGTCCTGGGAAAAGCTCAGACGCCCGCGCCGGTCATACCCGTACCGGGAGAGTCCCTGGCCCGGGGTGCGGCGGGCAATCAGGCGCCCGCACGGGTCGTACTCGAACGTCTCGACCTCGCCCGTCGGCAACGTCCGCGCAATGACTCGTTGGTCGGCGTCGTAGGCCAGTTCCGTGACCGCGCCGAGCGGGTCGGTGGTGCGCCAGGGCCGTCCGCACCCGTCGTACTCGTACCGCGTGAGGGCGCCGGCAGGTGAGGTGACCGAGATGATCTTTCCCGCCACGTCCCGGCCCAACACGGTCAGCCTGCCTTCACCGTCGACCAGCTCCACCGGGTTCCCGGCCGCGTCATAGCTGACCAGCTCCGCGGACCCGTCCGCGGCTTCGACCTTGGTGGGGCGCCCGAACTCATCGAAAGTGTACGTCGATGACGCGAATGCGTCCGTCAGTGTCGCCGTGCCGGCTCTGTGGTCCGTTGTGGCGTCCGTGCGGACCCCGGTGGGGTCGACGACGGCGGCCAGGGCTCCGACCTTGTCGTACTCCCGGGCCCAGTCGTGACCGGCGGGATCCGTGATACCGATCAGCCGGGAGAGCGTGTCGTGAGCGAATCCCCACTGGGCACCGTCGGGCAGCACCGCGGCGGTGACGTTGCCGAGTTCGTCGAAGACCCGTTCAATAGTCCGGCCCAGGGGGTCTATAGTGCGGACCAGTTCACCGTTGGCGGCGTATTCCATTCCGGTGCGGCCGCCGTCCGGGGCGGTGAACGCCGTGGTCCTGCCCGCGGCATCGTGTTCGAAGGTCCACACTGCGCCGTCCGGATCCTCACGGCGCACCAGCAGCCCGGCGGCGTCGTAGCTAAAACGCGTCTCGGCCCCGGACGGGCTGATAGCCCTCATGGGGCGGCCGGCGTCGTCGCGGACGATCCTTGCCGTATCGCCTGCGGCGTTCCGGGTAGCGACAAGGTCGCCAAACCCGTCGTAGGCGAACTCGACGGCCACCCCGGCCGGGTCCACCACCCGGTTCAGCAGCCCGTCCCGCCATTGCAGTTCGGTAAGCCCGCCCAGCGCATCCCGGACCACGGCAGGGTCCCGGGAGAGATCATCAGCGTACTCATAGGACACGACCGCACCGGAGGCGGTCACCAAGGTGGTGATCCGGTCCTTCTCATCCCAGCCATAGGTCAGGTCCGCACCCTCCGGAGTCACCGTCCGGGTCTTCCGGCCACGTTCGTCGTACGCGTGCACCGTGACCGCCCCGTCACGTTCGGTGAAGGACACCAGGTTCCCGTGGGTGTCGTACGCCATCGACTGCCGCTGATCATGGGAATCCAGCACGCCCACCAGGCGGCCCTTGGCATCGGCGATCCACGAATTGGAGCGCGTGCCGTCCTCGTCCGAGACCACCGTGACCCGGCCCGGCAGGTACGCGAACCGGACCCGGCGCCCGTGCTGGGTCACCTGCAGGACCACCCGGCCGAGCTCGTCGTAAGTGTTTTCCGCTTCAAGAACACCCGCGGCGGAGTACACGGCATCGACCAGCCCGGCCTCGTTCCACCGATACGTCCGGGTGCCCACCTCAGTGCCCACGCTGACCAAACGGCCCGCGGCGTCGTAGCCGTATTCGACGCGGCGGCCGTCGGAGGCGCGCACGACGGCGACACGGCCCGCTGCGTAGTCAACCTCGAGGAAGCGGCCCCGCACGTGTTCAAGCCGGCTGACTACACCGGCGCTGCCGCCGTCGGCCGGTGCCTCCCGAAGGACCGACACGGTCCTCCCCGGACCGGAACCGGCACCAAGCCACACACCGGCGGGGCTGTAGGCCCACCAGGACCCCTGGTTGTCACGGACCACGAGGAGCTCCGCCGTGCCCGCGGGCACGGAGCCCAGCTCCTTGAAAACAGCATCGGTGCTCGGCTCGCTGGTGAGCCAGTAATTCTCCCCCACCCCCCGGGCCCAACCGGTGCCCTCGCGAGGGAAATCCACCGCCCGCCCATCAGCCATCACCCAACGGCAGCCCTCATCCGAAAGCACCAGGGACTGGTCCAGGACCGACGCCCACCCCGGCCCGAAAACCCCGTCCCGGTCCAGGCCCGAACCCAACGAGTTATACATCCGCGAGAACACCAGGTTCGAGGCAGCCCCGGCGAACCCCAGATCCGTTTCCGGTTCAATGAAGTTACCCGTCGCGGTGTTCACCGGGTCGTTGGCGTAACCGCTGGTGGGCATTGCACCCGCCGCCGTGGGCGGATCAATAGCGAGTGAGGACCGGATGGCGCTGACCCCTGCCGCAGCCAACGCAGCGTTCACCGCAGCGTCCGAAACGCTGGAGACGGCACCCTCGCCGCCCGCGGCTGCGAAGGCATCCGCTACCGTAACCGCCCAGACGGCGTCGTTTTCATTCGCCCGCAAATACCGCCGGTAAGCACTGATCACGCCGGACGCGTCGATGGAACCCCAGTCGCAGGCGGACGCGAACGAGGACATCTGCCCCTCCAGAGAACCCGGTTCCGCAGCCAGGCTGTCGTCCAGGTCGCGTGAACCGGTCGCGAAGGAGCGAAGGTCGGCCGGCCGGGCCGAGGAAGTCCCTCCTCCGTACCCACCACCCGGCGCCGGATTTTCCCGGGAGCCCAGGTGAGGGGACGGCGGAGCAAAGGTCGGGGCCGGGCCCGGATCCGCGTTGGGCCGCTCTGCCTCGCCAAAAAACCAGTCCCTGACTTGTTCGAACCCGTTCCGGTCGTTGTGCTCCCGGACCCATTCGTTGTTCCACCGGCGCCGGTTATCTTCCTCGTGCGCTGCCTCGATCATCTGCCCCACGTAGCCTGCAACGGTCCGCATGGCCGACGCCAGCGCCTCCGCGTCCCCGGCAGCCGTTGCAGCGTTTACCGCAAACAGCTCCGAAAAATGGCCCCTGAAGTCCGTTTTCGCCGCTGATACGTAGGAAGCCCGAGATCCCGCCTGCCCCTCAACCCGGGTGGCCGCGGATTCGAACACCGATTGCACCACCTCAGCCACGGCGTAGCTGAACCGCCCGCCATTGGAAGCATCCGACGCCGGTAACAACGGCATCTCAACGAATTCGGTCACAACCAAAGCCCCCCATGAACAAGAACTGAAACAAGAACAACCACCAACCCGCAGGACAGGCGCCCGCACGGGAAAAGAACCACCAAAAAGCAGGACGCGCCCGGGAGGAAACATCAAGCCGGGCAGGGAACCCCAAAAACCGGCCCGGGGAACCCAGGACCGGAGGAAAGATTAAAACAAGGCAACGGCCAGGCAACCGGCCGCTCCCCCGAGCGGCGCGGTCACCCGGCCTTCACGCCAGCAAAAACAGGCTAGGCGCCGCCGCCGGCGGAGAAAATGTCCTGCGAGATCTTCTGCAACTGCCCCCGCAGCTGCTCCAACTCTTCCTTGGCCTTATCCAAAGCAGCCTTGGTCTCCGGCCACGTCGAACCACGGAACTGGGCAGCCAAAGGACCATCCCAAACATTCGGGTCCGACAAGACCCGCCCCTGCGCATCCAACGCCGAGATCTGGTCCGTAAACCCACCGTTGATGATCGACTGCACCTGCCCGATCGCAGCTTTCGCTTGCTCAGTAGACAACACACGCGACATAGAAAATTCCTCCCCAAAGACAACGTAATTACCGCCGAACACCTTACCCCGGCGATCAGACGAACCTGACGCTACCAACACAGCCGAATAAATCCAACAAAAAGAGAAATAAATGTGGCGCTCGTCTTACAACTGCGTTACGCGCATGATCTTGGCGTAAAGGATTAGTCCATTCGCGAGGGCAACCCCGTATCATGCTCAAGGCACAGCGAACGGAAAAGGGGACCGCATGCCCAAACGAACTTATACCTACCAGCACGCCACGGGGCGCCTTGTCACGCCGGGACGGCGCGCTGGGCGGCTTCCTTCTAGCCCTCGGGCTGATAGCGACGACGTCGTGCACCCCGACTCCCAAGCCGGAGCCGGTGTCCAACCCCGTGAAGCTCCTCCAAAGCGTGCGTGTAGGCCTGTCCCCCGCCGCCGGAGTCGAGACTGTCGAAGGCACCACCATCTCGGTATCCGCGGCCGGCGAATCCTCTGCCGAGGAAACAAAGTACGACGTAGCAGAGGTCGTCGGGGAACTGCCCGTGCGGGTGAGCCTGCAGTACCGGGCCGGGGACAAGTCGGGCGCCGACCTCGCCGAGCTTGAAGGCCACACCGGGCCGGTCGAAATCAGGCTAACCCTTGAAAACCTCACAGTCGGGCCCCGCGTCGTCGAGTACGACGCCGCCGGCCAAAGCCGCGCTGACACCGCTCTCGTCGGTGCACCCCTGACCATCGCGGCTTCCGCCAAACTCGCCGGCGTAAGGGCAGACGACGTCACGCCGGGCGCCGCCGACGGCGCATCGGGTACGAACGGCGTCCTGAGTAACTCGGAAGACGGCGCCACTGTCGTTCAATGGGCCACAGTGCTGGCTCCGCCGCGTTCAGGCGCCAGTACCACACTTCGTCTCGTCGCCGACGTGGAGGACTTCCAGGTACCCGACTTCGACGTGGCGGTCCAACCCGGCCTCAACACCGACCTCAGCGCCAATGGCGTCATCGCCAGTGCCTTCTCTTCCGGTGCAGGCTCCGAAATGGAGTTGCAGCGCCGCACCATCTCGCTGGTCTCCGACGTCAACACCGTGCTGACCAAGGCCGGATCCACCATCACCGAGGTTCGACGGAACCTCCAGGCGACCTCCCAGACCCTGGGCGTCAAGACCGCAGGGGAATTACGCGACAACTCCCAGGCGCTCGCCGCGACCATGTCGGGCCTGAAGGAACAGCTAAGGGCGCTCGGTGCCGACCTGGAGTCCGCAACGACGACAACACAGTCCACTACTGCGTCCCAGCTCAAACAGACCGTCTCCGCCGTCGACTCGA
Encoded proteins:
- a CDS encoding DUF6531 domain-containing protein; the protein is MTEFVEMPLLPASDASNGGRFSYAVAEVVQSVFESAATRVEGQAGSRASYVSAAKTDFRGHFSELFAVNAATAAGDAEALASAMRTVAGYVGQMIEAAHEEDNRRRWNNEWVREHNDRNGFEQVRDWFFGEAERPNADPGPAPTFAPPSPHLGSRENPAPGGGYGGGTSSARPADLRSFATGSRDLDDSLAAEPGSLEGQMSSFASACDWGSIDASGVISAYRRYLRANENDAVWAVTVADAFAAAGGEGAVSSVSDAAVNAALAAAGVSAIRSSLAIDPPTAAGAMPTSGYANDPVNTATGNFIEPETDLGFAGAASNLVFSRMYNSLGSGLDRDGVFGPGWASVLDQSLVLSDEGCRWVMADGRAVDFPREGTGWARGVGENYWLTSEPSTDAVFKELGSVPAGTAELLVVRDNQGSWWAYSPAGVWLGAGSGPGRTVSVLREAPADGGSAGVVSRLEHVRGRFLEVDYAAGRVAVVRASDGRRVEYGYDAAGRLVSVGTEVGTRTYRWNEAGLVDAVYSAAGVLEAENTYDELGRVVLQVTQHGRRVRFAYLPGRVTVVSDEDGTRSNSWIADAKGRLVGVLDSHDQRQSMAYDTHGNLVSFTERDGAVTVHAYDERGRKTRTVTPEGADLTYGWDEKDRITTLVTASGAVVSYEYADDLSRDPAVVRDALGGLTELQWRDGLLNRVVDPAGVAVEFAYDGFGDLVATRNAAGDTARIVRDDAGRPMRAISPSGAETRFSYDAAGLLVRREDPDGAVWTFEHDAAGRTTAFTAPDGGRTGMEYAANGELVRTIDPLGRTIERVFDELGNVTAAVLPDGAQWGFAHDTLSRLIGITDPAGHDWAREYDKVGALAAVVDPTGVRTDATTDHRAGTATLTDAFASSTYTFDEFGRPTKVEAADGSAELVSYDAAGNPVELVDGEGRLTVLGRDVAGKIISVTSPAGALTRYEYDGCGRPWRTTDPLGAVTELAYDADQRVIARTLPTGEVETFEYDPCGRLIARRTPGQGLSRYGYDRRGRLSFSQDTWYGTRRFKYNTAGELIETVNGVGGRTRFEYDVRGRLVRITDPNGGVTTRTYTATDLVDSVTDPLGRVTTATYDPAGRQLSQTDPDGHTTTWTYDRAGREASTTVDGKRITSIERDLLRRRVVITDHTGPDGLAVEHELGFDRCGRLTSRTRGAQGLSWEYDPDGNRTSFTDARGTTTTYTRDAAGQIIAVANPLLGDASFSYDAAGRITAATAGDLVQEWAYRNGALAEHTRVDRAGSGATDVTLIGRNDDGRITGLARSGAVTRYGYDGAGQMVTATTTGSDEPGATAVVLGWEYDAGGRLLREALPDGSRVYGYDAAGQLLSVTEPDGSRTEYVHDGLGRRTRLIGPDGSWTEYAWGPTGLLGGSVVRDRDGAEVSRHSLWVDALGELAAVDRSELWWDTANPVPTLAGIGGGQVLSLPGGVTGVGEAWTAPGWRAARPTDPADPWAVVGTTTIPAPAFGSAAGAGAVAGLAGVLPAGITLTGNGGVDIAGLEWLGARAYDPASRGFLSTDPLAPVLGAGWDGNPYAYAGNNPLNTTDPTGLRPLTDDELKAYDKSAESHWEYVVAGIAVAGGIAALFVPGLNIIAAGAIAGALASGGISAFSQKAQNGTVDWWSVLGNTAVGAVTGAAGGGAAMWAKGLVATAPAGQAAAAMGVSAGANGAVGAGTGGLGYLSQNGWQIRDGWGFAGKVAGGGFSGAVGGLAGPAGGSLALRLSQPANGLGANVGTAVISGVGSATGSMLENIVAGDKVDLQKAGVTGAFGAGASGLTSFTSAGVSALPVGRVPIVSQHGVDTLRQMPYFAPRTWSGMFNPNQTNTVGLWNGGLLGGTVGFGGDALQNRLGL